Proteins encoded by one window of Cupriavidus sp. EM10:
- the cobO gene encoding cob(I)yrinic acid a,c-diamide adenosyltransferase has translation MSDTENTTPADDGRDERHKNRMVRKKEVVDAKIAAAQTERGVIVITTGNGKGKSSSGFGMVVRAMGHGMRTGVVQFIKGAIPSGEEMFLQRFPDQCEFHVMGEGYTWETQDRARDVAKAEAAWEVARRMLCDPTIGLVLFDELNIALKLHYLDVETVIADLRARPAMQHVVITGRGAPPALVEAADTVTDMTPVKHAFQQGIKAQRGVEM, from the coding sequence ATGAGTGATACCGAGAACACCACCCCGGCCGACGACGGCCGCGACGAACGCCACAAGAACCGCATGGTCCGCAAGAAGGAGGTGGTCGACGCAAAGATCGCCGCCGCCCAGACCGAGCGCGGCGTGATCGTCATCACCACCGGCAACGGCAAGGGCAAGTCCAGCTCGGGCTTCGGCATGGTGGTGCGCGCGATGGGGCACGGCATGCGCACGGGCGTGGTCCAGTTCATCAAGGGCGCGATCCCGAGCGGCGAGGAAATGTTCCTGCAGCGCTTTCCGGATCAATGCGAATTCCACGTGATGGGCGAGGGCTACACCTGGGAAACCCAGGACCGCGCCCGCGACGTGGCCAAGGCCGAGGCCGCTTGGGAAGTGGCGCGCCGCATGCTGTGCGACCCGACCATCGGCCTCGTGCTGTTCGATGAACTGAATATCGCGTTGAAGTTGCACTATCTTGATGTCGAGACCGTGATTGCCGACCTGCGGGCGCGTCCCGCGATGCAGCACGTGGTGATCACGGGCCGTGGCGCGCCGCCCGCGCTGGTGGAGGCGGCCGACACGGTGACGGACATGACGCCGGTCAAGCACGCATTCCAGCAAGGGATCAAGGCGCAACGCGGCGTCGAGATGTGA
- a CDS encoding ABC transporter ATP-binding protein, whose protein sequence is MSPWFEPLAPCPAVVLRDVRLRAGSRVLVDGLSLSIHPGQLWCIVGPNGVGKSTLMGVLAGLRAPDGGAVEIDGVAATQVAPAALARQRAYLPQAVHDTFSMAVEDAVRIGRHPHMSGWGWGKRDDDRVVRDVMAECDLDALAARDVLTLSGGERQRVSLAAVLAQQAPLLMLDEPVSHLDMRHQIMVLDVLRRLTGAGRHAAVVILHDLTLALRHATHALLMSEDGLALHGPAEDVLTPAQCSRALRTPIIRISDGTHAALIPDGKRHE, encoded by the coding sequence ATGAGCCCGTGGTTCGAACCGCTGGCCCCGTGCCCCGCCGTGGTGCTGCGCGACGTGCGCCTGCGCGCGGGCAGCCGCGTGCTGGTCGATGGCCTGTCGCTGTCGATCCACCCTGGCCAGCTCTGGTGCATCGTCGGCCCGAATGGCGTGGGCAAGTCAACGCTGATGGGCGTGCTGGCCGGCCTGCGCGCGCCCGATGGCGGGGCCGTGGAAATCGATGGCGTGGCCGCCACGCAGGTGGCGCCGGCCGCGCTGGCCCGCCAGCGCGCCTACCTGCCGCAGGCCGTGCATGACACCTTTTCGATGGCTGTCGAGGATGCGGTGCGCATCGGCCGCCATCCGCACATGAGCGGGTGGGGCTGGGGCAAGCGCGACGACGACCGCGTGGTGCGCGACGTAATGGCCGAGTGCGATCTCGATGCGCTGGCGGCGCGCGACGTGCTGACCCTGTCCGGCGGCGAGCGCCAGCGCGTGTCGCTGGCCGCCGTGCTGGCCCAGCAGGCACCGCTGCTGATGCTGGACGAGCCGGTCTCGCACCTGGACATGCGCCACCAGATCATGGTGCTCGACGTGCTGCGCCGCCTGACCGGCGCCGGCCGCCACGCCGCCGTGGTGATCCTGCACGACCTGACGCTGGCCCTGCGCCACGCCACCCACGCACTGCTGATGTCCGAAGACGGGCTCGCCCTGCATGGCCCGGCCGAAGACGTCCTGACCCCGGCGCAGTGCTCGCGAGCGCTGCGCACCCCGATTATCCGCATCAGCGACGGCACGCACGCCGCGCTGATCCCAGATGGAAAACGCCATGAGTGA
- a CDS encoding iron ABC transporter permease — MTELRRALTVWTVLALAGVAVFALSLAAGSVALDASQVWQALIGTNSGADSGLAGAIVRELRLPRAAAAFACGGLLALSGALMQVLLRNPLAEPYVLGVSGGASTGALLAMLLSMPVWVIQTGAAGGALCSMLLVATLARRDLLHPQVQGGHHEAGARLLLTGVILASGWGALITLILAIAPESRLRGMLFWLTGDLGGTASYGWAMATLVVALGLAMPLARALNVMLLGETVAQSLGVRVGRLRLATFLIASFSIAAAITTAGSIGFVGLVVPHMVRLAWGNDQRQLLPASVLLGGTLLMAADLIARTVIAPAQLPVGVITALLGVPTFLYLLLRRPR, encoded by the coding sequence ATGACCGAACTGCGCCGCGCGCTGACCGTCTGGACCGTCCTGGCGCTTGCCGGGGTGGCGGTGTTCGCACTGTCGCTGGCGGCCGGCAGCGTGGCGCTGGACGCCTCGCAGGTCTGGCAGGCGCTGATTGGTACGAATAGCGGCGCCGATAGCGGCCTGGCCGGCGCCATCGTGCGCGAACTGCGGCTGCCCCGTGCGGCGGCGGCGTTCGCGTGCGGCGGGCTGCTGGCGCTGTCCGGCGCGCTGATGCAGGTGCTGCTGCGCAATCCGCTGGCGGAGCCCTATGTGCTGGGCGTGTCGGGCGGGGCTTCCACCGGCGCGCTGCTGGCGATGCTGCTGTCGATGCCGGTGTGGGTGATCCAGACCGGCGCGGCGGGCGGCGCGCTCTGTTCGATGCTGCTGGTGGCCACGCTGGCGCGGCGCGATCTGCTGCATCCGCAAGTGCAGGGCGGCCATCACGAGGCCGGCGCGCGGCTGTTGCTGACCGGCGTGATCCTGGCGTCCGGCTGGGGCGCGCTGATCACGCTGATCCTGGCCATCGCGCCCGAATCGCGGCTGCGCGGCATGCTGTTCTGGCTGACTGGCGACCTGGGCGGCACGGCCAGCTACGGCTGGGCCATGGCCACGCTGGTGGTGGCATTGGGGCTGGCGATGCCGCTGGCGCGTGCCCTGAACGTGATGCTGCTCGGCGAGACCGTCGCGCAGTCGCTGGGCGTGCGCGTGGGCCGCCTGCGGCTGGCTACCTTCCTGATCGCCTCGTTTTCGATTGCCGCCGCCATCACCACGGCCGGCTCCATCGGCTTTGTCGGCCTGGTGGTGCCGCACATGGTGCGGCTGGCATGGGGCAACGACCAGCGCCAGTTGCTGCCTGCGTCGGTGCTGCTGGGCGGCACGCTGCTGATGGCGGCGGACCTGATCGCCCGCACCGTCATCGCGCCGGCGCAACTGCCGGTGGGCGTCATCACGGCGCTGCTGGGCGTGCCGACCTTCCTCTACCTGCTGCTGCGGAGGCCGCGATGA
- a CDS encoding TonB-dependent siderophore receptor, protein MRSTPSRSTVAVKPPVRPSVSAIMAAVAVFSASPFAAFAQEAPAAQPQVQSLDPVVVTASRTAQRVTEALPHTTVVTQEDIVNSQAPDLRSLLRGQAGVEFASNGGMGANTSLFMRGANSNQVLILIDGVRVAGVSGGTAQLANILPDQIDHIEVVRGNVSALYGSDAIGGVVQIFTKNGAGQAPAANAQVEYGSNNTRQGTVGYGGQIGDTSFNVTGSIFKTDGFSSINYNQWAAANAAAVRRGNGPNPGDNPYENKSVSGQIRHKFTSDWDAGFSAYYSKSDLSYDSTSGKPTDDFRMNSELYTLSAFVNGKVTSAWTTHFKLSQSEDRSEGTKNGLFDSLFSTRNRQFNWQNEYALTPDHKLLFGTDWLQQTLASSSYNAPSRNVFSVYGGYEGRIGRNQLQLNGRNDHYSDFGNQGSFFAGYGFNVTEQVKLIANVSNAFRAPTFNELYFPGFGQPNLQPERAKSAEAGVQVDTASAGLLRVTAFETRYDDLIVSTAVGSGVFLAQNVNKAKVQGIEASWRATVWGTDLGAAVTFQNPVDESSNTQLLRRARRHASFDVGRNFGSWRFGGEWLLSSERLDNSGRILGGYGIVNLNARYNIDKQWFVAARVENLFDKNYQLAWPYNTQGRAGFITLGWRQK, encoded by the coding sequence ATGCGTTCCACGCCATCCAGGTCGACCGTCGCGGTGAAGCCGCCGGTTCGTCCGTCCGTGTCCGCCATCATGGCGGCCGTTGCCGTTTTTTCCGCATCCCCGTTCGCGGCCTTCGCCCAGGAGGCACCCGCCGCCCAGCCGCAGGTCCAGTCCCTGGACCCCGTGGTCGTCACCGCATCGCGCACCGCGCAGCGCGTGACCGAGGCGCTGCCGCACACGACGGTGGTCACCCAGGAAGACATCGTCAATTCGCAGGCGCCCGACCTGCGCTCGCTGCTGCGCGGGCAGGCCGGCGTGGAATTCGCCAGCAACGGCGGCATGGGTGCCAATACCTCGCTGTTCATGCGCGGCGCCAATTCCAACCAGGTGCTGATCCTGATCGATGGCGTGCGCGTGGCCGGTGTCAGCGGCGGCACGGCGCAGCTGGCGAACATCCTGCCCGACCAGATCGACCATATCGAAGTGGTGCGCGGCAACGTGTCGGCGCTGTACGGGTCGGACGCCATCGGCGGCGTGGTGCAGATCTTCACCAAGAACGGCGCCGGCCAGGCGCCAGCGGCCAATGCGCAGGTCGAGTACGGCAGCAACAACACGCGCCAGGGCACGGTAGGCTACGGCGGCCAGATCGGCGATACGTCGTTCAACGTGACGGGATCGATCTTCAAGACCGACGGTTTTTCGTCGATCAACTATAACCAGTGGGCTGCCGCCAACGCCGCCGCCGTCCGGCGCGGGAACGGGCCGAACCCGGGCGACAACCCGTACGAGAACAAGAGCGTGTCGGGCCAGATCCGCCACAAATTCACGTCCGACTGGGATGCCGGCTTTTCCGCCTACTATTCGAAGAGCGACCTGTCGTACGACAGCACCAGCGGCAAGCCGACCGACGACTTCCGCATGAACAGCGAGCTGTACACGCTGTCGGCCTTCGTCAACGGCAAGGTCACCTCGGCGTGGACCACGCACTTCAAGCTGTCGCAGAGCGAGGACCGCAGCGAGGGGACGAAGAACGGCCTGTTCGACAGCCTGTTCAGCACGCGCAACCGCCAGTTCAACTGGCAGAACGAATACGCGTTGACGCCCGACCACAAGCTGCTGTTCGGCACCGACTGGCTGCAGCAGACGCTGGCGTCAAGTTCGTACAACGCGCCGTCGCGCAACGTGTTCTCGGTGTACGGCGGCTACGAGGGCCGGATCGGCCGGAACCAGCTGCAGTTGAACGGGCGCAACGACCACTATTCCGACTTCGGCAACCAGGGCAGCTTCTTTGCCGGCTATGGCTTCAACGTGACCGAGCAGGTCAAGCTGATTGCCAACGTCAGCAACGCGTTCCGCGCGCCAACCTTCAACGAACTGTACTTCCCCGGCTTCGGCCAGCCGAACCTGCAGCCCGAGCGCGCCAAGTCCGCCGAGGCGGGCGTGCAGGTGGATACCGCCAGCGCCGGCCTGCTGCGCGTGACGGCGTTCGAGACGCGCTACGACGACCTGATCGTGTCGACGGCCGTGGGCAGCGGCGTGTTCCTGGCGCAGAATGTCAACAAGGCCAAGGTGCAGGGCATCGAGGCGTCGTGGCGCGCCACCGTGTGGGGCACCGACCTGGGCGCCGCCGTGACCTTCCAGAATCCCGTGGACGAAAGCAGCAACACCCAGCTGCTGCGCCGTGCGCGCCGCCATGCGTCGTTCGACGTGGGCCGCAACTTCGGCAGCTGGCGCTTCGGGGGCGAATGGCTGCTGTCGTCCGAGCGGCTTGACAACAGCGGGCGCATCCTGGGCGGATACGGTATCGTCAACCTCAATGCCCGCTACAACATCGACAAGCAATGGTTCGTGGCCGCCCGTGTGGAAAACCTGTTCGACAAGAACTACCAGCTTGCCTGGCCCTACAACACGCAGGGCCGCGCCGGGTTCATCACGCTCGGCTGGCGCCAGAAGTAA
- a CDS encoding cell division protein ZapA, whose amino-acid sequence MSNKQVELNIAGQPYRFAISPENEAALLEAAALVDDKMNKLKGSVSAKGVERVAVMAAISIASDLLAIRRKQEEDGAIPVDAVRARIRELNDRADEALRQYAHVGTR is encoded by the coding sequence ATGAGCAACAAGCAAGTGGAACTGAATATCGCCGGCCAGCCCTATCGCTTCGCCATCTCGCCCGAGAACGAGGCCGCACTGCTGGAGGCTGCCGCGCTGGTGGACGACAAGATGAACAAGCTCAAGGGCAGCGTGTCGGCCAAGGGCGTGGAACGCGTGGCGGTGATGGCGGCCATCAGCATCGCGTCGGACCTGCTGGCGATCCGCCGCAAGCAGGAAGAGGACGGTGCGATTCCGGTCGACGCGGTGCGTGCCCGCATCCGTGAACTGAACGACCGCGCCGACGAGGCGCTGCGCCAGTACGCGCACGTGGGCACGCGCTGA
- a CDS encoding EVE domain-containing protein, with protein sequence MADERARQYWLMKSEPDEASIDDLAREGTLPWTGVRNYQARNFMRDQMRIGDGVLFYHSSCPEPGIAGLAEVCSQPYPDPTQFDPKSDYYDRASKQDEPRWSLVDVRFVSKSALIPLPALREHDALTDMVVLRKGNRLSITPVTPAEWRFITGKLMK encoded by the coding sequence ATGGCCGACGAGCGCGCCCGCCAGTACTGGCTGATGAAGTCCGAGCCGGACGAAGCCAGCATCGACGATCTGGCCCGCGAAGGTACGCTGCCGTGGACCGGCGTGCGCAACTACCAGGCCCGCAACTTCATGCGCGACCAGATGCGCATCGGCGACGGCGTGCTGTTCTACCACTCGTCATGCCCCGAGCCCGGCATCGCCGGCCTTGCCGAGGTCTGCTCGCAGCCCTACCCCGACCCCACCCAGTTCGACCCGAAGAGCGACTACTACGACCGCGCTTCGAAGCAGGACGAGCCGCGCTGGTCGCTGGTGGACGTGCGTTTCGTCAGCAAGAGTGCACTGATCCCGCTGCCGGCCTTGCGCGAGCATGACGCGCTGACCGACATGGTGGTGCTGCGCAAGGGCAACCGGCTGTCGATCACGCCGGTGACGCCGGCCGAATGGCGCTTTATCACTGGAAAGCTGATGAAGTAG
- a CDS encoding SIMPL domain-containing protein (The SIMPL domain is named for its presence in mouse protein SIMPL (signalling molecule that associates with mouse pelle-like kinase). Bacterial member BP26, from Brucella, was shown to assemble into a channel-like structure, while YggE from E. coli has been associated with resistance to oxidative stress.) yields MKKLLAASLLGTVTAVATAQTVAVPPPSGVLSLSAEAVTEVPTDVVTLVLAAEQEGPEPSAISNALSSRTQAALAQAKRVSGVEAQSGGFTIHPNTDRNGKISTWRGRSEIVLKSKDFAAVSKLAGELANQMQVQNIGFSLSREARRAAEQKLADQAVDAFRDKAQATTRLFGYSGYTIREVSVNESGGVMPPMPRMYAAKAMSADAGAPIPVEGGKTQVTVSVNGSVQMVK; encoded by the coding sequence ATGAAGAAATTGCTGGCCGCCTCGCTGCTGGGTACCGTCACTGCCGTTGCCACGGCCCAGACCGTAGCCGTACCGCCGCCTTCGGGGGTGCTCTCGCTGTCCGCCGAGGCCGTGACGGAGGTGCCGACCGACGTGGTGACGCTGGTGCTGGCCGCCGAGCAGGAAGGCCCCGAGCCGTCCGCCATCTCGAATGCGCTGTCGTCGCGCACCCAGGCGGCGCTGGCGCAGGCCAAGCGCGTGTCGGGCGTGGAAGCCCAATCTGGCGGCTTCACGATTCATCCGAACACCGACCGCAACGGCAAGATCAGCACGTGGCGCGGACGCTCGGAAATCGTCCTCAAGTCGAAGGACTTTGCCGCGGTGTCGAAGCTGGCCGGTGAACTGGCCAACCAGATGCAGGTGCAGAACATCGGCTTCTCGCTGTCGCGCGAGGCCCGCCGGGCGGCCGAACAGAAGCTGGCCGACCAGGCCGTGGATGCGTTCCGCGACAAGGCGCAGGCTACCACCAGGCTCTTCGGCTACAGCGGCTACACGATCCGCGAAGTGTCGGTCAACGAGTCGGGCGGCGTGATGCCACCGATGCCGCGCATGTACGCGGCCAAGGCCATGTCGGCCGATGCCGGCGCGCCGATTCCGGTGGAAGGCGGCAAGACCCAGGTGACCGTGTCGGTCAACGGGTCGGTGCAGATGGTGAAGTAA
- a CDS encoding malonyl-CoA synthase — MNANLFALFESRFPADRSACCIETHDGLYYTWDDLDRATAKLANLLTALKLPAGARVAVQVEKSPEALFLYLATLRAGYVYLPLNTAYQEAEIDYFVGNAEPAVVVCSSANFGWVSKVAFAHNTAHVFTLDENRTGSLLQRAAAQPDTFETVQRADDDLAAILYTSGTTGRSKGAMLTHANLASNALTLHEYWGWRSDDVLLHMLPIFHVHGLFVASHGALLAGAKMIWAPKLDMGQILKFIPRSTVMMGVPTYYVRMVQESRFDKELCKSMRLFVSGSAPLLLETFDAFREQTGHTILERYGMSETVMLVSNPYDPALGERIGGTVGMPLPGVSVRVMDGEGNPCQPGVIGNVEVKGPNVFKGYWRMPEKTAEEFTADGWFKTGDVGRFGGAIVSQAGERKVPDGYLTIVGRSKDLIISGGYNVYPKEIESFIDEMPGVVESAVIGVPHADFGEAVVAVVVRKPGADIDEAGMIGTLKGRIANFKVPKRVHVVDELPRNTMGKVQKNVLRQQFAGL, encoded by the coding sequence ATGAACGCCAATCTGTTCGCCCTGTTCGAATCCCGCTTTCCCGCCGACCGCAGCGCCTGCTGCATCGAAACGCATGACGGCCTGTACTACACCTGGGATGACCTGGACCGCGCCACGGCCAAGCTGGCCAACCTGCTGACCGCGCTGAAGCTGCCGGCCGGCGCCCGCGTGGCCGTGCAGGTGGAGAAATCGCCGGAAGCGCTGTTCCTGTACCTGGCCACGCTGCGCGCGGGCTATGTGTACCTGCCGCTGAACACCGCGTACCAGGAAGCCGAGATCGACTATTTCGTCGGCAATGCCGAGCCGGCGGTGGTGGTCTGCAGCAGCGCCAACTTTGGCTGGGTGTCGAAGGTGGCCTTCGCGCACAACACGGCGCACGTGTTCACGCTGGACGAGAACCGTACCGGGTCGCTGCTGCAGCGTGCGGCGGCGCAGCCGGACACCTTCGAGACGGTGCAGCGCGCCGACGACGACCTGGCGGCCATCCTCTACACGTCGGGCACGACCGGCCGCAGCAAGGGCGCGATGCTGACGCACGCCAACCTGGCGTCGAATGCGCTGACGCTGCACGAATACTGGGGCTGGCGCAGCGACGACGTGCTGCTGCACATGCTGCCGATCTTCCACGTCCACGGCCTGTTCGTGGCGTCGCATGGGGCGCTGCTGGCTGGCGCCAAGATGATCTGGGCGCCGAAGCTCGACATGGGCCAGATCCTGAAATTCATCCCGCGCAGCACCGTGATGATGGGCGTGCCGACCTACTACGTGCGCATGGTGCAGGAATCGCGTTTCGACAAGGAACTGTGCAAAAGCATGCGGCTGTTCGTGTCGGGATCGGCGCCGCTGCTGCTGGAGACGTTCGACGCCTTCCGCGAGCAAACGGGCCACACGATCCTGGAACGCTACGGCATGAGCGAAACCGTGATGCTGGTATCGAATCCGTATGACCCCGCGCTGGGCGAGCGCATCGGCGGCACCGTCGGCATGCCGCTGCCGGGCGTGTCGGTGCGCGTGATGGATGGCGAGGGCAACCCGTGCCAGCCGGGCGTGATCGGCAATGTCGAGGTCAAGGGCCCCAACGTGTTCAAGGGCTACTGGCGCATGCCGGAAAAGACCGCCGAGGAATTCACCGCCGATGGCTGGTTCAAGACCGGCGATGTGGGCCGCTTCGGCGGGGCCATCGTCAGCCAGGCCGGAGAGCGCAAGGTGCCGGACGGCTACCTGACCATCGTCGGCCGCAGCAAGGACCTGATCATTTCGGGCGGCTACAACGTCTACCCGAAGGAGATCGAGAGCTTTATCGACGAGATGCCCGGGGTGGTGGAGTCGGCCGTGATCGGCGTGCCCCATGCCGATTTTGGCGAGGCGGTGGTGGCCGTGGTGGTGCGCAAGCCCGGCGCGGACATCGACGAAGCCGGCATGATCGGCACGCTCAAGGGCCGCATCGCCAACTTCAAGGTACCCAAGCGCGTGCACGTGGTGGACGAACTGCCACGCAACACGATGGGCAAGGTGCAGAAGAACGTGCTGCGGCAGCAGTTTGCGGGGCTGTGA
- a CDS encoding enoyl-CoA hydratase/isomerase family protein has protein sequence MGGAVTFARDGHVVTVTLSHPGKLNAISAGMWQALATGFAALAAEVASAANPADPAARPPRCVVVRGADGNFAAGADIAEFPVVRGDEAAVRRYHTEIIAPALRAIAECPLPTLAAIEGVCVGGGLEIACNCDLRVAAAGSRFGVPINRLGFPMAPGELQGLLALAGRAVTLEILLEGRVFGAAEAAAKGLLTRVVPEAALHDEVAATVQRLCAGAPLAARINKATIRRLSPAPAPLTAAELDAHFAYAGSRDHAEGVAAFLAHRPPDFTGE, from the coding sequence ATGGGCGGCGCGGTCACGTTCGCACGCGACGGCCACGTGGTCACGGTCACGCTGTCGCATCCGGGCAAGCTCAACGCGATCTCGGCGGGCATGTGGCAGGCGCTGGCCACGGGGTTTGCCGCACTGGCCGCCGAGGTGGCCAGTGCGGCCAATCCTGCTGACCCGGCTGCCCGACCGCCGCGCTGCGTGGTGGTGCGGGGCGCCGACGGCAACTTCGCCGCCGGGGCCGACATCGCCGAATTTCCGGTGGTGCGTGGCGACGAAGCCGCCGTGCGCCGTTATCACACGGAAATCATCGCGCCGGCGCTGCGGGCCATCGCCGAATGTCCATTGCCGACGCTGGCGGCCATCGAGGGCGTTTGCGTGGGCGGCGGGCTGGAAATCGCGTGCAACTGTGACTTGCGCGTCGCCGCGGCGGGCAGCCGCTTCGGCGTGCCGATCAACCGGTTGGGGTTTCCGATGGCGCCCGGTGAACTGCAGGGCCTGCTGGCCCTGGCTGGGCGCGCCGTGACGCTGGAAATCCTGCTGGAAGGCCGCGTTTTCGGCGCCGCCGAGGCGGCCGCCAAGGGCCTGCTGACGCGCGTGGTGCCCGAGGCGGCCCTGCATGACGAGGTGGCGGCCACCGTGCAGCGCCTGTGCGCGGGGGCGCCGCTGGCCGCGCGCATCAACAAGGCGACCATCCGCCGCCTGTCGCCGGCGCCCGCGCCGCTGACGGCGGCCGAACTGGACGCCCACTTTGCCTACGCCGGCAGCCGCGACCACGCCGAGGGCGTGGCCGCGTTCCTGGCGCATCGGCCTCCGGATTTCACCGGGGAGTAA
- a CDS encoding tripartite tricarboxylate transporter substrate binding protein, with protein sequence MSRQRKLTAFARVFAIAGMMAGAGVGLYAPAAQAADPWPSKPVTVIVPFPAGGGTDAFARPLTAQLSKQLGKQFVIDNRGGAGGTVGASLAAKAAPDGYTVFIGGAHHAIAPSFYKKLDYDIEKDFVPITVIAQPPQVIVVNPTKVQANTLKDLIAYAKAHPGQLNYASAGNGSAHHLAGELFKLQTQTDLAHVPYKGAGPALSDLIAGQVDLMFDGLGSSAQHIRAGRIKALAVASKTRSAAFPNVPTAAEAGVPNYEVSTWYALWAPKGTPKDIVDKLYAETTKALNSPEMKAIWLQNGSEIPQFTQEQFAQFQRAEIKRWAEVVQRSGAKID encoded by the coding sequence ATGAGTCGTCAGCGCAAACTGACCGCGTTCGCACGCGTCTTTGCAATCGCCGGCATGATGGCCGGCGCAGGGGTGGGCCTCTACGCGCCGGCCGCGCAGGCCGCCGATCCGTGGCCAAGCAAGCCCGTCACGGTGATCGTGCCGTTCCCGGCCGGCGGCGGTACCGACGCGTTCGCGCGTCCGTTGACCGCGCAGCTTTCGAAGCAGCTGGGCAAGCAGTTCGTGATCGACAACCGCGGCGGTGCCGGCGGCACCGTGGGTGCCAGCCTGGCGGCCAAGGCCGCGCCGGACGGCTACACGGTCTTCATCGGCGGTGCGCACCACGCCATCGCCCCGTCGTTCTACAAGAAGCTCGACTACGACATCGAGAAGGATTTCGTGCCCATCACGGTGATCGCCCAGCCGCCGCAGGTGATCGTGGTGAACCCGACCAAGGTGCAGGCCAACACGCTCAAGGACCTGATCGCCTACGCCAAGGCGCATCCGGGCCAGCTGAACTACGCATCGGCGGGCAATGGCTCGGCCCACCACCTGGCCGGCGAGCTGTTCAAGCTGCAGACCCAGACCGACCTGGCGCATGTGCCGTACAAGGGCGCCGGCCCGGCGCTGTCGGACCTGATCGCGGGCCAGGTCGACCTGATGTTCGATGGCCTGGGCTCATCGGCGCAACATATCCGCGCGGGCCGCATCAAGGCTCTGGCCGTGGCGTCGAAGACGCGCTCGGCGGCGTTCCCGAACGTGCCGACCGCTGCCGAGGCGGGCGTGCCGAACTACGAGGTGTCGACCTGGTACGCGCTGTGGGCGCCCAAGGGCACGCCGAAGGACATCGTCGACAAGCTCTACGCCGAGACCACCAAGGCGCTGAACAGCCCGGAAATGAAGGCGATCTGGCTGCAGAACGGCTCGGAAATCCCGCAATTCACGCAGGAGCAGTTCGCGCAGTTCCAGCGCGCCGAAATCAAGCGCTGGGCCGAGGTGGTGCAGCGCTCGGGCGCGAAGATTGACTGA